The sequence below is a genomic window from Sandaracinaceae bacterium.
GGTGCTCCACCGCGAGGCGCCGCGCGATCGGCTGGTCCTCGGCGGCGGCTGCGCGCTCAACTCGGCCTACAACGGGCAGATCACCGAGCGGACCCCCTTCCGCGAGGTCTTCGTGCCCAGCGCGCCCGCCGACGACGGCAACGCGGTCGGCGCGGCCTGGCTCGCCCTGATCGAGGACGGCGGCCGGCCCGCCCGGGGCCCGCTCTCGCCCTACCTCGGCAGCGCGCTCGACCCGGAGGCCATCCGGCGGGTGGAGGCGCTCGGAGGGCTGCGCGCGCAGCGCGTGGACGACGTGGACGACGCCGCCGCGGCGCTCCTCGCGGAGGGAAAGATCGTCGCGGTCGCGCGGGGTCGCGCCGAGTACGGCCCGCGCGCGCTCGGCAACCGCAGCATCCTCGCCGACCCGCGGGACCCGGACGTGAAGGAGCGGCTGAACGCCCGCGTGAAATTTCGCGAGGAGTTCCGCCCGTTCGCGCCGTCCATCCTGCACGCGCACGGCGACGCGTGGTTCGAGGGCTACGCCTTCACCCCGCACATGGAGCGCGCGCTCCGCTTCCGCCCGGAGGTGCGCGAGCGCGTCCCGGGCGTGGTGCACGTCGACGGAACCGGCCGGCTCCAGAGCGTGCGCGAGCGGGACAACCCCGCCTACGCGCGGCTGATCGAGCGCTTCCACGCGAAGACCGGCGTGCCGATCGTGCTCAACACGTCTTTCAACGTGATGGGCAAGCCGATCGTGCACGCGGTCGAGGACGCCATCGCGGTCTTCTTCAGCTCCGGCATCGACGCGCTCCTCCTCGAGGACCGCCTCTTCGTCAAGGGCGATGCCTGAGCTGGACGTCGCCCGCGCGGTCGCGAACGCCCGGGCCGACAACCCGCGGCTCGCGGCGATCTGCACACCTCGGTACGACGAGGCGCTGCGCGACGCGCCCCGCCCGGGGCCGCTGTGTGGCGTGCCCTACACCCTGAAGGACGTCTGGGACGTCGAGGGCCTGCCCACCACCCGCGGGCACGCGCCGTGGGCCGAGCGCGTGCCCGCCTCGAGCGGCGCCGTGCACCGCGCGTTCGAGGCGGCGGGCGCCGTCCTGATCGGCAAGACCAACCTCGGCGACCTCGGCATCACCCCGGAGAGCCAGAGCTACGTGGGCGGCGTGACCAGGAACCCGCTCGACCCGAGCCGCACCGCCGGCGGCTCCTCGGGCGGCGCGGCGGCGGCGGTCGCGGCGGGCATGTCCGCCTTCGACTGGGGCAGCGACTACGGGGGCAGCATCCGCCTCCCCGCGGCGTGGTGTGGCCTCGTGGGTCTGCGGCTCAGCCGCTCCACCTGGCCCTCGCCGCCCGAGGGCTGGCTGCCGCCGCTCCCGCACATCGCCTGGCTGTCCGCGATGGGGCCGATCACACGCGACCTCGAGACCTGCCGCCGGGTCCTCGACGCGGTCCCCTCCCTGCGCGTCGCGGAGCCGCCTCAGCCGCGCTTCGCCGGGGTGCTCGTCGTCGCGCCCGACGCCTTCTCCGCGGGAGAGTGGCCGGGCTTCGCGCGCGAGATCCGCGCGGCGCTCGACCGAGCCGGGCTCCCCTCGTGGCCCGCGCCGCTGCCCCGCCCCGCGCAGATGGATCGCGTCTTCGTCGCGCTCATCGCCAGCCACGCGAAGGAGCTGCTGCGCGGGCGTGGCCCTCGGCTCGGCCCGGTGCTGAGCGCGCTGACCATCGGTCGCCTCCTGGGAGACCGGCGCATGCACCCGCAGGCGGCGCGCGTGACCCTCGAGCTGGCCGCGCTGCGTCTGCTCCGCCATCGAGACCGGGCGGGCGCGATGCGCGACGCGCTCTCGCTCCGGGCGCGCTTCGAGGCGCTCTGGGCGGCGGGCTTCGTCCTCGTCAGCCCTACGAGCGGCTACCCCGCGCCCCCGCACGGTCGGGCCCTCGGCCTCCGCGGCATGGCGAGCTTCGCGAAGATGGGCAACGTCTCGGACGCCACCGCTCTCACCGTGCCCTTCGGCCACTTCCCTGGAGGGCTGCCTCGCGGGCTCCAGTGGCTCGGGCCTCCGGGGAGCGAGCGCCGGTTGATCGAGCTCGCGTCGCGCGTCGTCCGAGCGCCTGTCGCTTGAAAGGTAGGGGACCCCCCACTAACCTCTGTCGATGGCGCTACCCATCAGCTTTTTCGAGAAGCTCCCCAAGACCGATCTCCACGTCCACCTCGACGGCTCGCTCCGGCTGGCCACCCTGATCGAGCTGGCAGAGGAGCAGGGCGTAGAGCTCCCGAGCACCGACCCGCTCGAGCTCCGCCGCAAGCTCCACCTCGGAGAGAACACCGGCTCGCTCGTCGAGTACCTCAAGGCGTTCGAGACCACCCTCAAGGTCCTGCAGACCGAGGACTCGCTCATCCGCGCGGCCCGCGAGCTGGCCGAGGACGCGGCGGCGGAGAACGTCCGCTACATGGAGGTCCGCTACGCGCCGATGCTCCACACGCGCCAGGGCCTGCGGTTGACCACCGTGGTCGAGGCCGTGCTCGAGGGGCTCTGGCAGGCGAAGGAGACGCACGGCATCGAGTCGAACGTCATCATCTGCGGCATCCGCAACATCTCCCCGGAGAGCTCGCTCGAGATGGCGCAGCTCGCCGTGGCGTACAAGGGGCGCGGCGTCGTCGCCTTCGACCTCGCGGGCGCCGAGTACGACCACCCGGCCAAGCACCATCTGCCGGCGTTCCAGCTGGTCCGCCAGAACAACATCAACGTCACGATTCACGCGGGCGAGGCCTACGGGCCCGAGTCCATCCAGCAGGCCATCCACGACTGCGGCGCGCACCGCATCGGCCACGGCTGCCGGCTCCGCGAGGACGGGGACCTGCTCCACTACGTCAACGATCACCGCATCGCGCTCGAGTGCTGCCCGAGCTCCAACGTGCAGACCGGCGCCGTCCGCGACCTCGCGAGCCACCCGATCAAGCTCTATCACGACCTCGGCCTGCGGGTGACGGTGAACACCGACAACCGCCTGATCACCGACACCACGGTGAGCAACGAGCTCTGGCTCACGCACACCCAGGTCGGCCTCAGCCTCGACGAGATCAAGCGCATCGTGCTCAACGGCTTCAAGGCGGCGTTCCTGCCGTTCCACGTCAAGCAGGCGTGGCTCCGTCGCGTGTCGAAGGAGGTCTCTCGCTTCCACGAGGACGGCAACATCGACGCGCCCGACACGGACAGCCACGAGCCGCTCCGCCGGGCCGAGCCCACGGAGCCGGCCGAAGAGGCCACCGTCTGACGCGGCTGTTCGACAGCCACTGTCACCTCGCATTCGACGCGCTCCACGCGGACCTCGCCGGCGTCGCCCGGCGCGCGCGCGAGGCCGGCGTCGAGCGCGTCCTCGTCCCGGGCGTGCGCGGCGCGCCGGTCACACCGCCCGTGGAGGGGATCGCGATCTCCCACGCCGTCGGCGTGCACCCGCTGGCCGCGCACGAGCCGCTCGACGTGGACGCCCTCTCCGCCGCGGTGGCGGGCGCGGTCGCCATCGGCGAGCTCGGCTGGGACGCGGGTGTCGAGGCGTCGCGCGACACCCAGGATGGCGTGGCGGACGCCCAGATCGAGCTCGCCCGTCAGCTCGACCTACCCGTCATCCTGCACGTCGTCGGCGCGCACGGTCACGCGATCGAGCGCCTCGCGCGCCACGGAGGCCTCAGCGGCGTCGTGCACGCCTACAGCGGCTCCGCGGAGCTCGTCGCGCGCTACGCCGCGCTGGGCCTGCACGTGTCGATCGGGCCCAGCATCCTCCGCGAGAGCGCGAGGAAGCCACGCGAGGCCGCGCGCGCCGTCCCCGCGGACCGCCTCCTCATCGAGACCGACGCGCCCGACCAGGCCCCGGAGCCGGCCGACGTGCTGAGGGTCGCGCGCGCCGTCGCCGACGCGAGGGGGGAGGACCTCGACGCGCTGGCGTCGCGCTCCTTCGAGAACGCCTGCAACCTCTTCGCTCTCGGGTGACGTGCCCTCCACGTCGTCGTGGAAGCCATGGAAACATCCGGCGTCAGGCTCGCGCAAACCCCTCTGACGGACGCGTGAAGGTGGCGCGCTCGCGCTCCACCGCGGCGCGCTGGGGGCAGCCCTGGACGTGGTCGTTCACCAGGCCCATCGACTGCATGAAGGCGTAGGCGGTGGTCGGGCCGACGAAGCGGAAGCCGCGGGCCTTGAGGGCCTTCGCGAGGCGCGTCGACGCGGGGGTGGTCGAGATGGTCTTCAGGACCTCCCAGGTCAGCTCGTCGGGGCGCTCGGCGGGGTCGGGCTCGAACTGCCAGATCAGCGCGGCGAAGGAGCCCAGCTCGGCCTGCACTTCGCGGACGCGCGCGGCGTTGTGGATCGCCGCCTCGATCTTGCCGCGGTGGCGCACGATGGACGCGTCTTGGAGCAAGCGCGCGACGTCGGCCTCGCCGAAGCGGGAGACGGCCTCGGGGTCGAAGCTCGCGAAGGCCCGCCGGAAGGCCTCGCGCTTGCGCAGGATCGTCAGCCAGCTCAGGCCGCTCTGGAAGCCCTCGAGGCAGAGCTTCTCGTAGAGCCGGCGGTCCTCTCCGACCGGCCGACCCCACTCGTCGTCGTGATAGGCGCGATACTGAGGATCGTCGCCGGCCCAGCGGCAGGGCGCGCCCTCGGACACCGGTTCTCCCATCGGCCGAGGCTACCCCGGTCGCGGCGGGATCGGGGCCGTGGCATCCTCGCGCCGCCGTGGGCTACCTCGACCCGTCACCGATCGCCTTCGCCCATCGCGGCGGCGCGGCGCTCTGGCCCGAGAACACGCTGACGTCCTTCCGCGGCGCGATCGGGCTCGGCTTCCGGTACATCGAGACCGACCTGCACCGCACGGCCGACGGCCACATCGTCTGCTTCCACGACCCGACGCTCGAGCGCACGACGGACGGGATCGGGTGCGTCTGGGACAAGACCCTCGCGGAGATCAAGGCGCTCGACGCGGGCTGGAGCTTCACGCGGGACGGCGTGACCTTCCCGTTCCGCGGCGCGCCCGGGTGCGAGGTGCCGACGCTGGAGGAGGCCCTCGCGCTCCACCCCGAGCTGCGCCTGAACATCGAGATCAAGCAGCGGACCCCGGCTATGGAGGCCGCGCTGTGGGACGCGCTCGACCGCCTCGACGCGCACGAGCGAGTGCTGGTCGCGGCCGAGCACGATCCGCTGGTCGACCGGTTCCGGAAGCTCCGCCGACGCCAGCTGCCCACGTCGCCAGGCGTGCGGGGCGTGCTGCGCTTCTGGCTCGGCGTGCGCTCGGGGCTGGGGCGCTTCGACCGCTACCCGTTCTCCGCGCTCCAGGTGCCGGTCGGCCACGCGGGGCTCACCGTGGTCGATCGCGCGTTCGTCGAGGCGGCCCACGCGCACGGGCTGCACGTGCATGTCTGGACCATCGACGCGCCCGAGGAGATGCATCGGCTGCTCGACCTCGGGGTGGACGGCCTGATGACCGACCGCCCCGACCTGCTGCGCGAGGTCTTCCTCGCGCGCGGCCTGCCCTGGCCGATCGGCGCGACCGCCTGAGCGGTGCTATCCCCCGCCATGCCCTTGCCGATGATCTCCGAGGAGGCCGCCTCGGAGCAGCCCCAGGTCAGCGCTCGCTACCGCACCCATCGCCGCTTCGACCGCGCGGCGCGCCTCTTCACCGAGCCGGGCCTGCACCGGCTGATGGAGGCGCGTGTGCTCGTGGTCGGCGTGGGCGGCGTCGGCTCGTTCGCCGCGGAGTCGCTCTCGCGCTCGGCGGTGGGAGAGCTCGTCCTGATCGACTTCGACGACGTGTGCGTGACCAACGCGAACCGGCAGCTCCACGCGCTCCGGGGCAACATCGGCAAGTCCAAGGTGGAGGTGATGGCCGAGCGGCTGCGCCTGGTGAACCCCGCCGCCCGCGTCACCGCGGTGCCCCGCTTCTACGAGGCGAGCGCGAGCGAGGACCTGCTCGACGGGCGCGTGGACTTCGTGGTGGACGCCATCGACAACCTCACCGCCAAGGCGCACCTGGTCGCCACCTGTCTCCGGCGCGGCATCCCGCTCGTCTCGAGCATGGGCGCGGCGGCGCGCATGGACCCGACGCTGATCCGCGTCGCCGATCTCGCGGACACCCAGCGCGATCCGTTCGCCAAGGCGCTGCGCAAGATCCTCCGCAAGGAGCACGGCCTCGAGATGCTGCCGGGACAGCCGGTGGGCGTGCCCGCGGTCTTCAGCACCGAGACGCCGCGGGAGCCCGCGCCGGTCTCCTACGACGAGGGCCAGGGCTTCGTCTGCGTATGCCCGAACAAGAACAACGGCATGCACACCTGCGACAAGCGCGCGCGGATCGACGGCTCCGCCTCGTTCGTCACGGGCGCGTTCGGGTTGGCCGCGGCGAGCGTGGTCGTTCGTACGCTGACCGATTCCCGCTGAGGACGGATCGACGTCGCGACCTTTTTCCGTCCCGGAACACGTGCCACGCTTTGGGGCGTGGACGCGAGGGTGAGAGCGGCTCATGGCGGTGACGCCGACGCGCTGGCGAGGGTGCACCTCGAGAGCTGGCGCTGGGCGTACACGGGCTTGCTCCCCGAGTCCTACCTCGCTCGGCTGCGCGAGGACGAGCTCGCCGCGCGCTGGTGGCGTCGGCTCGCCGCGGGGGAGATGGAGGAGTCCATCCGGGTGCTCGAGCTCGACGGGCGGGTGCGCGGCTTCGTCACCTTCGGCCCGCTGCGCGAGGAGCCGAGCTGGCTCGGATACGCGGGCGAGGTCTACATGCTCTACCTCGCGCCCGACCTCGTGGGACGGGGCCTCGGCAACGAGCTGCTCGCGAGCGCGCTGTCGGAGCTGGCGCGCCACCGCTGCCACTGGAGCGTCGTCTGGGTGCTCTCGAAGAACGAGCGCGCCCGCCGCTTCTACGAGCGCGCGGGCATGAAGCTCGACGGGGCGCGCCGCTGGGATCCGTTCGGAGAGCGCGCGGTGCCCGTCGTGCGCTACGCGAAGGCGCTCAACCCGGTCTTCGACTTCGAGGCCATGCGCACGCGCTCGAGCATCGGCTGAATGCGCGCGCTCCGAGCCGCCGCGCTGGGCGCGTGCCTGAGCGTCTGCCTCCCTGCGTGCGGCGTGGCCACGCTCGAGGGAGACGCGGGGCCGCGCGCCGACGCGGGAGTGGACGCGGGACCCGCGGACGCAGGGCTGTCGCCAGCCGGGTTCGTGTTCGCGCCCGAGGCGCTCGACGAGCCCGGACGCTTCTACGACTTCCCGTTCCCCAGCGACCTGCGCACCGACGCGCGCGGCCACCCCGACCTCTCCGGCTTCCCTCGCGCGCGGGGCCTCATCGCCGACGCGATCGCGATCGTGGAGGCCGAGCGGCCGGGCTTCAGCCCCATCACGGGCGCCTACTTCCGCTTCTCCGGGCCGCTCGACCCGGAGCGTCTGCCCACCGATCCGGCCGCACCGCGGGACGATCCGGAGTGCCCCGTGCTGCTCCTCGACGTCGACCCGGACAGCCCCGAGCTGGGGCGGCGGCTCCCGGGCTACGTGCGCTTCCAGGCGCAGGCCACGCGCTTCTGGGCGTCGAACACCCTGGTGGTGCGGCCCGTGCCCGGGCTCGGCTATCACCCGGGGCGTCGCTACGCGGTGGTCGTTCGCGAGGGGCTGCGCGGCGCGGACGGCCAGCCCGCTCCGGCCGCCCCCGCGTTCGAGGCGCTGAAGGAGGGCGGCGACGGCGAGGTCGGGGCGCACTACGCGGCGCTCTTCGAGACGCTCGAGGGCCTGGGCATCCCGCGCGCCGAGGTGCGGGCGGCCACGGCCTTCACGATCAGCGATCCGGCGATCGAGATGGATCAGGCGCGGGTCTTCGTGCACGCGCAGCCGCTGCCCGAGGTGACGGGCTGGCGGGTGCTCGCGAGCCTCCCGAACGTCACCCGCTACGAGGCGACGTTCGAGACCTACGATCTGATGGACGGCGCGCCTCCGTTCATGGAGTTCGGCTCCGGCACCATCCGCTTCGCGCCCGACGGGACGCCCGCGACGGTCGCGCGGCGCCCGGTCCGCGTCGGGCTCTCCGTCCCCACCACGCCCGCGGCGCCCGAGGGGCACCCGGTGGTGCTCTACGGGCACGGCACGGGTGGCGATCACCAGACCCACTTCCGCCACGAAGGAGACGAGCTGGCCTCCATCGGCGCGGCCGCGCTCGGCTTCGAGGCGGCGCTGCACGGCGCGCGCAACCCGGGCGGCTTCGACGTGGGCACGCTCGTGGTCGCCAACCCCATCGCGGCGCGCGAGACGGTGCGGCAGACCGTGGTCGACATGATGCTCCTCTACCGCATGCTCGCGGCCGGCGCGTTCGACCTGCCCGCGAGCGTGACGGGCGGCGAGCCGCTGCGGTTCGCGCCCGAGCCCGTGCTCTACATGGGTCACAGCCAGGGGGCGCAGGAGGCGGGGCTGCTGCTGGGCGTCGAGCCCACGGTGCAGTCGGCCTTCCTCAGCGCGGGCGGCGGCGGCGGCGTCATCACCATCCTCGAGCGCGAGATCGCGAGCGGCCAGCCCCTGAGCTGCCTGGTCGCCGGCGTGCTGAGCGAGCCCTGCGAGGTGCTGACCGAGGACCACCCCGCGCTCTCGCTCATCATCCAGCCGCTGCTCGACCCCGCCGACCCGTTGAGCTTCGCGCACCGCTTCGTGCGCGAGCGCCCCGAGGACTGGGCGCCACTGAGCGTCGCGATGACCGAGGGGACGGAGGACACGTCGACGCCGCCGCGCACCATCGAGGCCCTCGCGGTGGCCATCGGCCTCCCGATCGTCGCGCCGCTCGTGCAGGCGACCGATCCGTTCGAGCTGGTGGGCCGACCGACGGTGACCCCGCCCGCGATGGGGAACCTGATGACCCCGAGCGGCGCGCCCGTGACGGGCGGCCTGATGCAGTGGTCGGGCGTCGGACACTTCGCGATCTACGCGCTCGACGACGCGCGCGATCGATACGTGGAGTTCTTCCGCAGCGCGATCGCGGACGGGCTGCCCACGATCGCTCAGCGCCGCTGACCCCAGAGCGCGCCGGCGTCGTCCGGGCCCGCCCGCCAGGCGCCCGCGAGCCCGCGCCAGCCCGGGCCGAAGTCGAGCGCGTAGGCGGCGAGGGACAGCTCGGGCAGGTCGGCGGAGCGGGTGTCGAGGTGCACGCGCCCCGCGTCGCAGTCGAGCCGTACGCCGACCTCGCGCGTGCCGTTCGCGACCCCGCCGCCCGTGGTCACCAGCGCGGCGGACTCCGGCGCTTCGGCTCCGCCGATCGGCATGCGCCACGTCAGGGACACGCCGTCCCGCGCGATCGCGGCGCCGGTCCACTGGCCAGCGAGCCCGCAGCGCGGGTCCTGCGCGAGCTCGAAGTCGATGGTGTAGGCCCGGCTCCCCGCCGCGTCGTCGATCTGGTCATGCAGGCGCAGGGTCTGCGCCACCACGTCGAGCTCGATCTCCGCGTCGCTGTCGACCACGGTCGTGCCCTCGTCCCGCGCCGAGACGACGCCGCCGCCGGCCAGGACGCAGCGGTTGTAGCCGCTGGTCCCGAGGCCGTAGAGCAACGTGTCCCCGCAGCGCACCACGAGCCTGCAATTGAACGTGCGTTCGTTGGGGACGGGCGAGACGAACAGCTCGCAGGTCGTCGCGTCGAAGCCCGGGCGGCGACCGGCGCGCTGCGCCTCCCGAGCCGCGGCCGGCGCGTCGCCCTCGATCGAGACCGGGAACGCCAGCCGCCGCAGCGATCGCTGCACGCGGCCGGTCTGACCTTGGTTCGCTGACCAGAGCGGATCCATCACCCGCGGCGCGGACAGGTCCTGGACGTAGAGCTCCACCACGCCTCGCGCGTCCACCACCGTGACCCGGTGCTCGCCCGTCGACGCGGTCAGCGTGGCCCGCCCCGCGTTCGTCATGCGCACGGCGGTCAGGTCCGCCCGGTGCGCGAAGGACTGCCCATCGAGCGGGACCTCCCAGAGCTGCTGCGTCACCACGTTGCCGTCGAACACGCGCTCCGCGTCGCACTCCACGATCGCCCGCAGCGCCTCCGGTCCGGCCAGGCGCCGCGCGACCCTGAGCGCCAGCACGCACGGCACGGGCGTCGATTCGAAGCGGTCTCCGCCCGTCACCTCGGCGTTCCAGACGAGCGTCACCTCTTCGTCGTGCGGCGCCGCGGCCGGCGTGGGCGGATGGACGGGCGGCGTCGCGGGCTCGGTGATCGGTGAGGTGGCCGGGAGCGGCTCGGGCGTCGCCTCCTCTACGATCGACGGGCTCCGCGGCGCGTCCGGCAGCGCCTCGACCAGCGCGCCCCCGATGACCATCGCCACCCCGAGCCCCAGCAGCGCGTACAGGCCCGCGTTCCCCGTTCGATTCCCCATCGCGCCCCTCCCACTTTCCCGGAGGGCCTCTGCGCGGCCACTACCCCCTCGGGCAGCGCGCCGACGGGACCCCCGCCCACGCTACCACTCGCCTCGCCCCCGCGGCGACCCCGCGGGTCAGCAGAGCCGGTTGAGGCCGTTGAGGGCGGCGACGCGGTAGGCCTCGGCCATGGTCGGGTAGTTGAACGTCGTGTCCACGAAGTATTCGATCGTGTTGGCTTTGC
It includes:
- a CDS encoding glycerophosphodiester phosphodiesterase, whose amino-acid sequence is MGYLDPSPIAFAHRGGAALWPENTLTSFRGAIGLGFRYIETDLHRTADGHIVCFHDPTLERTTDGIGCVWDKTLAEIKALDAGWSFTRDGVTFPFRGAPGCEVPTLEEALALHPELRLNIEIKQRTPAMEAALWDALDRLDAHERVLVAAEHDPLVDRFRKLRRRQLPTSPGVRGVLRFWLGVRSGLGRFDRYPFSALQVPVGHAGLTVVDRAFVEAAHAHGLHVHVWTIDAPEEMHRLLDLGVDGLMTDRPDLLREVFLARGLPWPIGATA
- a CDS encoding amidase yields the protein MPELDVARAVANARADNPRLAAICTPRYDEALRDAPRPGPLCGVPYTLKDVWDVEGLPTTRGHAPWAERVPASSGAVHRAFEAAGAVLIGKTNLGDLGITPESQSYVGGVTRNPLDPSRTAGGSSGGAAAAVAAGMSAFDWGSDYGGSIRLPAAWCGLVGLRLSRSTWPSPPEGWLPPLPHIAWLSAMGPITRDLETCRRVLDAVPSLRVAEPPQPRFAGVLVVAPDAFSAGEWPGFAREIRAALDRAGLPSWPAPLPRPAQMDRVFVALIASHAKELLRGRGPRLGPVLSALTIGRLLGDRRMHPQAARVTLELAALRLLRHRDRAGAMRDALSLRARFEALWAAGFVLVSPTSGYPAPPHGRALGLRGMASFAKMGNVSDATALTVPFGHFPGGLPRGLQWLGPPGSERRLIELASRVVRAPVA
- a CDS encoding GNAT family N-acetyltransferase: MRAAHGGDADALARVHLESWRWAYTGLLPESYLARLREDELAARWWRRLAAGEMEESIRVLELDGRVRGFVTFGPLREEPSWLGYAGEVYMLYLAPDLVGRGLGNELLASALSELARHRCHWSVVWVLSKNERARRFYERAGMKLDGARRWDPFGERAVPVVRYAKALNPVFDFEAMRTRSSIG
- a CDS encoding tRNA threonylcarbamoyladenosine dehydratase — its product is MPLPMISEEAASEQPQVSARYRTHRRFDRAARLFTEPGLHRLMEARVLVVGVGGVGSFAAESLSRSAVGELVLIDFDDVCVTNANRQLHALRGNIGKSKVEVMAERLRLVNPAARVTAVPRFYEASASEDLLDGRVDFVVDAIDNLTAKAHLVATCLRRGIPLVSSMGAAARMDPTLIRVADLADTQRDPFAKALRKILRKEHGLEMLPGQPVGVPAVFSTETPREPAPVSYDEGQGFVCVCPNKNNGMHTCDKRARIDGSASFVTGAFGLAAASVVVRTLTDSR
- a CDS encoding DNA-3-methyladenine glycosylase I, whose translation is MGEPVSEGAPCRWAGDDPQYRAYHDDEWGRPVGEDRRLYEKLCLEGFQSGLSWLTILRKREAFRRAFASFDPEAVSRFGEADVARLLQDASIVRHRGKIEAAIHNAARVREVQAELGSFAALIWQFEPDPAERPDELTWEVLKTISTTPASTRLAKALKARGFRFVGPTTAYAFMQSMGLVNDHVQGCPQRAAVERERATFTRPSEGFARA
- the add gene encoding adenosine deaminase, producing the protein MALPISFFEKLPKTDLHVHLDGSLRLATLIELAEEQGVELPSTDPLELRRKLHLGENTGSLVEYLKAFETTLKVLQTEDSLIRAARELAEDAAAENVRYMEVRYAPMLHTRQGLRLTTVVEAVLEGLWQAKETHGIESNVIICGIRNISPESSLEMAQLAVAYKGRGVVAFDLAGAEYDHPAKHHLPAFQLVRQNNINVTIHAGEAYGPESIQQAIHDCGAHRIGHGCRLREDGDLLHYVNDHRIALECCPSSNVQTGAVRDLASHPIKLYHDLGLRVTVNTDNRLITDTTVSNELWLTHTQVGLSLDEIKRIVLNGFKAAFLPFHVKQAWLRRVSKEVSRFHEDGNIDAPDTDSHEPLRRAEPTEPAEEATV
- a CDS encoding TatD family hydrolase, which produces MFDSHCHLAFDALHADLAGVARRAREAGVERVLVPGVRGAPVTPPVEGIAISHAVGVHPLAAHEPLDVDALSAAVAGAVAIGELGWDAGVEASRDTQDGVADAQIELARQLDLPVILHVVGAHGHAIERLARHGGLSGVVHAYSGSAELVARYAALGLHVSIGPSILRESARKPREAARAVPADRLLIETDAPDQAPEPADVLRVARAVADARGEDLDALASRSFENACNLFALG